DNA from Anaerobaca lacustris:
TCCTGATGGAAGGTGACACGCCTTCCTTTCTCAATCTGATCGACAACGGCCTGAGCAATCCCGAGCATCCGGACTGGGGCGGCTGGGGCGGCCGCTACGAGCGGTACACGCCGCGTATGCAGAAATGGCACCTCCAGGGCGAAACCCGTCCGTTCTGGACCGATGCCGAGGACGAAGTCCTGGGTGTTGACGGTAGATGGCACACGGGCAACCACGCGACGATCTGGCGCTGGCGCCAGGCGTACCAGAACGATTTCGCCGCACGTATGGATTGGACGATCAAGCCCTACGACCAGGCGAACCACCCGCCTGTGCCCAGGCTTGGCCATTCCGACCGGCTCACCGCCGGACGTGGCGAGCGCGTCAACCTCAGCGCCGAGGGTTCCAGCGATCCGGATGGGGATGCCCTGTCGTACGAGTGGTTCTACTACAATGAGGCCGGCACCTTCCCCGCGTCCAGTGCACGCAGCGGTCAGCCGGTTCCCATCCAGGATTTCGATCAGCCTCAAGCCTGGTTCACCGTGCCCACCGGTCGCGTCATGCCGCCCGGCACGGGCGCCATGCACATCATCCTGGCGGTCACGGATCACGGCACCCCCCGCCTGACGCGGTACCAGCGCGTGATTGTGACCGTGGCGCCATAACCAACGTGGATTTTCGATTCCTCCGTGAGAGCCGGGGTTGTCAGGGAGCGAAAGCAGAATAGGAGAGACTTATGACTGCGAGAAGGCTCGATAACTCACTGCAGGCCCTTCAACGCAGGTGCCGACTTCTTGTATGTGCGGCTATTGTCGCTCTGAATCCGAACGCGTTTGCAGCGGAGAGTTCGTCCGTTCCTTCATTTCCCGGCACCGAAGGGTCGCGGCACCGGGTCGTCGTTTCGACAGACATTGGTGGAACCGATCCTGACGATCTCCAATCGATGGTCCATCTGCTCGTTTATGCCGACGTCCTCGATATTGAGGGGATCATCTCGTCCCCCTTCGGTCCCGGCCGAAGAGAGCACATTCTGCAGGTCATCGATTGCTATGCAGAAGACTATGCCAATCTGAAGACGTACTCCGATCGGTACCCCACGCCCGATGCGCTGCGTGCAATCGCCAAACAGGGCGAGACCGAGCGGGCGCCATATGCCGGTGTCAGAGGCACAACCGAGGGCTCCGAATGGATCGTGCGATGCGCGCGGCGCGATGACCCACGGCCGCTTCACGTCCTGGTCTGGGGCGGCATCGAGGATCTCGCCCAGGCGCTGCACGACGCACGGGACATCCAGCCCAAGCTGCGCGTGTACTGGATCGGTGGACCGAACAAGAAATGGGCGCCTGACGCTTATCAATACATCGTGGAGAACCATCCGAAGCTGTGGATCATCGAAGCGAACGCGACCTATCGCGGCTGGTTCGTCGGTGGCAACCAGGAAGGGCCGTGGAACAACCGCACGTTCGTGGCCACGCATGTCGCGGGCCACGGCGCGCTCGGCGACTTCTTTGCCGGGTTGCTGGGCGGCACGATGAAGATGGGGGACACGCCTTCCGTAGGATGGCTGCTGAAAGGTACGCCGGAGGATCCATCGCTGGGCGGCTGGGGCGGACGATTTGTCCGAGCCTGGGAGCGGCCCTACGTGCAGTTCACACGACTGACGACGGCCGAGGATCGCATGGAGCATTTCGGAGTCCTTGAGCTTGTGCTGCCGCTGGGCTCCGATGCGCCGGAGGAACCCGAGGGCCGGATGGTTGTGGAAAACCAATCGCTGATCGGGCATGCGGACGGCCAAGGCAATCTGCGGTTCCGGTTCTGTTCGCGCGACGCGAAGGAGTTTCGTTATACGATTCGCAGCAACGTGCCATCGCTCGACGGCAAGAGCGGCCAGATCACGTCGGTAGCGCCGCATCCGTCCGTCGCGCTTCATGCCTCGCCGCGGTTTCCGAACTGGTGGACGGACGATCCCGCGCCGCAGTTCGCTGAAGGCCCGCATATCGGCGCCAAGACGGTGAGCCGGTGGCGTGAAGAATTCTTGGGCGATTTCTCCCAGCGCATGCTCCGTTGCCAGGCTCTTGCGGCCACAGAGCAAACACCGGCGGCCTCCGTGCCGGGGCAGGCGCCGCCGCTGCCGCCTGTGCTGCCGGATGGAATTCCGGCCTTTCCCGGTGCCTGGGGCGGGGGCATGTTCGCCGCCGGCGGCCGCGGCGGCAAGGTGATCCAGGTGACCACCCTGGCCGACAGTGGGCCAGGCAGTCTACGTGCGGCTATCGAACAGGAAGGTCCACGCATCGTCGTCTTCCGCGTGGCCGGCATCATCCACCTGGAGTCGAACCTCGACATCGACAGCCCTGACATCACGATCGCAGGGCAGTCCGCGCCGGGCGATGGCATCTGTCTGGCCGGGCACTCTCTGAACATCAACACGCGCAACGTTATCCTCCGTCACCTGCGGGTGCGGCGAGGCCGGCCCGAGGGCGGCCAAGGCGACGACAATATCGGCGGCAATCCGGAGGGGCAGGTGATCGTGGATCACTGCTCGGTCAGTTGGGGCATGGACGAGAACATCTCGCTCTATCGCTACATGAAGCGGATGCCTGACGGCTCGCGTGTCAAACTGCCGGCCGAGAACATCACGATCCAGTGGTGCATCTCGAGCGAGGCGCTGAACCCGAGGAATCATGCCTTCGGTGGCACCTGGGGCGGCCGGGACGCGACGTTCCATCACAATCTCTTCGCCTGCAACACGGGCCGCAATCCCTCCATCGGCATGGGCGGCGAGTTCGACTACCGCAACAACGTGATTTTCAACTGGCGGCACCGCACGATGGACGGCGGCGACGAGACCTCTTTGATCAACGTGATCAACAACTACTACAAGCCCGGTCCGGCGACCAACGCAAACATGCGCAGCACGATCGCCCGGATCGAGCAACGCAACATGTACTCTCCCGGCCGGCAATGGGAGGTGGGCGGCTGGTACCCCCAGGCGGCGCCCCGTCCGGGCAAGTGGTACGTGGCGGGCAATGTCGTCGAGGGATA
Protein-coding regions in this window:
- a CDS encoding nucleoside hydrolase-like domain-containing protein codes for the protein MTARRLDNSLQALQRRCRLLVCAAIVALNPNAFAAESSSVPSFPGTEGSRHRVVVSTDIGGTDPDDLQSMVHLLVYADVLDIEGIISSPFGPGRREHILQVIDCYAEDYANLKTYSDRYPTPDALRAIAKQGETERAPYAGVRGTTEGSEWIVRCARRDDPRPLHVLVWGGIEDLAQALHDARDIQPKLRVYWIGGPNKKWAPDAYQYIVENHPKLWIIEANATYRGWFVGGNQEGPWNNRTFVATHVAGHGALGDFFAGLLGGTMKMGDTPSVGWLLKGTPEDPSLGGWGGRFVRAWERPYVQFTRLTTAEDRMEHFGVLELVLPLGSDAPEEPEGRMVVENQSLIGHADGQGNLRFRFCSRDAKEFRYTIRSNVPSLDGKSGQITSVAPHPSVALHASPRFPNWWTDDPAPQFAEGPHIGAKTVSRWREEFLGDFSQRMLRCQALAATEQTPAASVPGQAPPLPPVLPDGIPAFPGAWGGGMFAAGGRGGKVIQVTTLADSGPGSLRAAIEQEGPRIVVFRVAGIIHLESNLDIDSPDITIAGQSAPGDGICLAGHSLNINTRNVILRHLRVRRGRPEGGQGDDNIGGNPEGQVIVDHCSVSWGMDENISLYRYMKRMPDGSRVKLPAENITIQWCISSEALNPRNHAFGGTWGGRDATFHHNLFACNTGRNPSIGMGGEFDYRNNVIFNWRHRTMDGGDETSLINVINNYYKPGPATNANMRSTIARIEQRNMYSPGRQWEVGGWYPQAAPRPGKWYVAGNVVEGYPEIAADNWKGMKLLDGDGTLDMARVNSPFEGWPVRQQTAEEAFRSVLAKAGATRPRRDAVDARIIELVRTGRQMTGNGIINDPREVGGYPEYSFCPDDVPVDTDGDGMPDEWEIAYGFDPNDSSDGAQDADGDGYTNVEEYLNGTGPREKIDYRNLGNNIDMMS